The following nucleotide sequence is from Microbulbifer sp. A4B17.
GGATACAATGGGGCCTTTATCCATACTGCGGAGTTATCGTTGCACCAATCACCATTTGTGCCCTCTGGCGATTGGCAGAGTTTGCCTCTTGAAACCCAGCAGCAACCACCCAAACCCCTGGTGCCCTGGCTGACCTATTCTGGATCACTCACCGCCGCTCTCAAGCAGCAAAGTAGCGGCGACTTTTACGTTCGGGTGCTTTATCAAGGCTGGCAAGCACCCCGCTGTGAAGAAAGCCTCGTATTGGGATTGCACCATGGTAACCGGGCCCTGATTCGGGAAGTTTTGCTCTACGGCTGTGGACAACCCTGGGTGTATGCCCGCAGTGTTTTACCCGAGCGCAGCCTGCAGGGGAAATCTCGCAACCTGCGCAGCCTGGATACCCGCCCACTGGGAGAGCTGCTGTTTAGTGAGCCGGGCATTCGCAGAGGGGAAATCACCCTAAACCTGTTGCAAAAATCCCCGGAGAGCCAGTATTGCGAACTTGGGGGTAAAAGTCCCGAGGTCTGGGGGCGCCGCTCAGTATTCTGGCTGCGGGACAAGCCACTTTTGGTAGCGGAGGCTTTTCTCCCCAACTTCCACCCGACAGGTGCCCCCATGCCACAGGAGGCAGTCAATTACATAGCAACTGAGGATTCACTGTGATCAGCCAACAGATCGCTCAACGCTGGCCCACTGTGCTGCCCTACTGGCAACTGGCACGAATGGATAAGCCTATAGGTTCACTGCTGTTGCTCTGGCCCACTTGGTGTGCACTGTGGCTGGCCGCTGAAGGGTGGCCGGGATTCCACCTGTTTATCGTATTTACTCTCGGTGTGATTCTGATGCGAGCAGCAGGCTGTGCCGTGAATGACTTCGCCGATCGCAAAATTGACGCCCATGTAAAACGCACCGCAGGGCGCCCCCTGGCCACCGGCACACTGACACCAAAATCTGCATTGGCACTCTTCGCCGGGCTCAGTATCACCGCCTTTCTGCTGGTGCTTACCACCAACAAACTCACTGTTCTCCTTTCATTTTTAGCCCTGGCACTGGCATTCGGCTATCCCTTTGCGAAACGCCACACGCACTTGCCCCAGATGGTGCTGGGTGCCGCTTT
It contains:
- the ubiA gene encoding 4-hydroxybenzoate octaprenyltransferase — encoded protein: MISQQIAQRWPTVLPYWQLARMDKPIGSLLLLWPTWCALWLAAEGWPGFHLFIVFTLGVILMRAAGCAVNDFADRKIDAHVKRTAGRPLATGTLTPKSALALFAGLSITAFLLVLTTNKLTVLLSFLALALAFGYPFAKRHTHLPQMVLGAAFSIGIPMAFAAVTGSVPPEAWLLYTANLVWTLCYDTFYAMVDRDDDVQIGVKSTAILFGEMDRVITGALQLIVLIALLVIGSRFSLGIFYYLALLPVSGLFVYQQWLIRDRGREGCFQAFINNNWVGFAIFAGISLHFLLN
- a CDS encoding chorismate lyase translates to MSTISIAVLGSKNATGRDLLHRPGYNGAFIHTAELSLHQSPFVPSGDWQSLPLETQQQPPKPLVPWLTYSGSLTAALKQQSSGDFYVRVLYQGWQAPRCEESLVLGLHHGNRALIREVLLYGCGQPWVYARSVLPERSLQGKSRNLRSLDTRPLGELLFSEPGIRRGEITLNLLQKSPESQYCELGGKSPEVWGRRSVFWLRDKPLLVAEAFLPNFHPTGAPMPQEAVNYIATEDSL